From Pseudonocardia autotrophica, one genomic window encodes:
- a CDS encoding excalibur calcium-binding domain-containing protein — protein MSKAGLLGTVLLVTGVVYACSGPDSPGTDTAVDTAAAHPSASAPAAAAAPATAPGSDGASSRTGFGVDPDTVVVTSVIDGDTFRVGDRRIRVIGIDSCEVGTTGGDAATAAARRLLTAGTVTLTREPGVDLDRFGREVRYVAVSAGDLGRLMVPADHTGVYRGGENASASYLSGLTGLDRGRSCGPFTTAATDTDTAGTARPAPAPAPAAAPAPAPASSPPATRAPAPLQAAPRTAAPRPTAAPQPAVQAPPPAPSGGGGVYYKNCSAARAAGAAPILRGQPGYRGPLDRDNDGVACE, from the coding sequence GTGTCCAAGGCCGGGCTCCTCGGCACCGTCCTGCTCGTCACCGGCGTCGTGTACGCGTGCTCGGGGCCGGACTCCCCCGGGACCGACACCGCGGTCGACACCGCCGCGGCGCATCCGTCCGCGTCCGCGCCGGCGGCGGCCGCCGCACCGGCCACGGCACCCGGTTCGGACGGCGCGTCCTCGCGGACCGGCTTCGGCGTCGACCCGGACACCGTCGTGGTCACCTCGGTGATCGACGGCGACACCTTCCGGGTCGGCGACCGCCGGATCCGGGTGATCGGCATCGACTCCTGCGAGGTGGGCACCACCGGCGGGGACGCCGCGACCGCCGCCGCGCGGCGGCTGCTCACCGCGGGCACCGTGACGCTGACCCGGGAGCCGGGCGTCGATCTCGACCGCTTCGGGCGCGAGGTCCGCTACGTCGCGGTGTCCGCCGGGGATCTCGGACGGCTGATGGTCCCGGCCGACCACACCGGCGTCTACCGGGGCGGTGAGAACGCCTCGGCGTCCTACCTGAGCGGGCTGACCGGGCTCGACCGGGGCCGCAGCTGCGGGCCTTTCACCACCGCGGCCACCGACACCGACACCGCCGGAACCGCCCGGCCTGCCCCCGCCCCCGCCCCCGCAGCGGCTCCGGCTCCGGCTCCGGCCAGCTCACCGCCGGCGACCCGGGCACCGGCACCACTGCAGGCCGCGCCGCGAACCGCGGCGCCCCGGCCCACCGCGGCACCACAGCCCGCGGTGCAGGCACCGCCGCCCGCGCCGTCCGGCGGTGGCGGGGTGTACTACAAGAACTGTTCCGCGGCCCGGGCCGCCGGAGCCGCGCCGATCCTGCGTGGCCAGCCCGGCTACCGCGGGCCGCTGGATCGCGACAACGACGGGGTCGCCTGCGAGTGA
- a CDS encoding DUF5313 family protein: protein MGESIRPGPLRWLLYAYGAALPARHRSWVLHDVTAPSWQLRHLARVTVQLLPIGVALFLLIPGPTYVKALSVLAGALLGYFYSVAYMYESAEHRVAKAGYPVGHAAAVRAAAGAVDRAAAQERYERRWRD, encoded by the coding sequence GTGGGCGAGTCGATCCGACCCGGTCCGCTGCGCTGGTTGCTCTACGCCTACGGCGCTGCGCTGCCGGCCCGGCACCGCAGCTGGGTACTGCACGACGTCACCGCGCCGAGCTGGCAGCTGCGCCATCTCGCGCGGGTCACCGTGCAGCTGCTGCCGATCGGCGTCGCGCTGTTCCTGCTCATCCCGGGGCCGACGTACGTCAAGGCGCTCTCGGTACTGGCCGGGGCACTGCTCGGCTACTTCTACTCGGTCGCCTACATGTACGAGTCGGCCGAGCACCGGGTGGCGAAGGCCGGCTATCCGGTGGGGCACGCCGCGGCGGTCCGTGCCGCGGCCGGCGCGGTCGACCGAGCGGCGGCGCAGGAGCGCTACGAGCGTCGCTGGCGCGACTGA
- a CDS encoding HpcH/HpaI aldolase/citrate lyase family protein, producing MQPIASAVTFLFVPGSRPDRFDKAVASGADVVVLDLEDAVAPDGKAAARAGVLDWLAAGGRAMVRVNGTGTPWHAEDVAAVAGTGCPVMLPKAESGRQLAGLAAALPGGTPIVPLIETARGVRRAEDVCGAPGVVRPAFGSVDLAVDLGVDHTDDDALRVARCELVLSARSAGVTAPIDGVTTAVRDADRLRADTAAGAALGMTAKLCIHPAQIDAVAAALRPTAEQLTWARAVVEAAGAGAVAVLDGALVDKPVVDRARALLARAGERPTGPG from the coding sequence GTGCAGCCGATCGCGTCCGCCGTCACCTTCCTGTTCGTCCCCGGCTCCCGCCCGGACCGTTTCGACAAGGCGGTCGCCAGCGGTGCCGACGTCGTGGTGCTCGACCTGGAGGACGCGGTCGCCCCGGACGGCAAGGCCGCCGCGCGCGCCGGCGTGCTGGACTGGCTGGCCGCCGGTGGCCGGGCGATGGTGCGGGTGAACGGCACCGGCACGCCGTGGCACGCCGAGGACGTGGCCGCCGTCGCCGGGACCGGCTGCCCGGTGATGCTGCCGAAGGCCGAGTCCGGGCGGCAGCTCGCCGGGCTGGCCGCGGCACTGCCCGGCGGAACCCCGATCGTGCCGCTGATCGAGACGGCCCGCGGCGTCCGGCGCGCCGAGGACGTGTGCGGGGCACCCGGCGTCGTCCGGCCGGCGTTCGGCAGTGTCGATCTCGCCGTCGATCTCGGGGTGGACCACACCGACGACGACGCGTTGCGGGTCGCCCGCTGCGAGCTGGTGCTCTCCGCCCGGTCGGCGGGAGTCACCGCCCCGATCGACGGTGTGACGACCGCGGTGCGCGACGCCGACCGGCTGCGCGCCGACACCGCGGCCGGCGCGGCGCTCGGGATGACCGCGAAGCTGTGCATCCATCCCGCGCAGATCGACGCCGTCGCCGCCGCACTGCGGCCGACGGCGGAGCAGCTGACCTGGGCCCGGGCCGTGGTCGAGGCCGCCGGCGCCGGTGCGGTGGCGGTCCTCGACGGCGCGCTGGTCGACAAGCCGGTCGTCGACCGGGCGCGTGCGCTGCTCGCCCGGGCCGGTGAGCGTCCCACCGGACCGGGCTGA
- the rutA gene encoding pyrimidine utilization protein A produces MDFGVFIPIGNNGWLISENSPQYMPSFDLNKRVVQEAELQGFAFALSMIKLRGFGGKTEFWDHNLESFTLMAGLAAVTERIKLYASTAVLTLPPALVARMATTIDSIAPGRFGINIVSGWAKGEYDQMGLWPGDDYFSYRYDYSTEYVRVLRDLFEKGRCDLQGEHFTMNDCVLSPRPSGHVDIVCAGQSERGMRMVAEYGDYNFVLSPGVNDPEVYRESTQRLATAAEATGRDVGSLPLFMAIMAETDEEAQAKWASYNAGADAAALGYMSDEGSKDATADGSGTARTINLPEGAVNFNMATLVGSYETVARQIDQVATMPGVKGMMFTFDDFEQGVHDFGTRVKPLLG; encoded by the coding sequence ATGGACTTCGGCGTCTTCATCCCCATCGGCAACAACGGCTGGCTGATCTCCGAGAACAGCCCGCAGTACATGCCGAGCTTCGACCTCAACAAGCGGGTCGTGCAGGAGGCTGAGCTGCAGGGTTTCGCCTTCGCCCTCTCGATGATCAAGCTGCGCGGCTTCGGCGGGAAGACCGAGTTCTGGGACCACAACCTGGAGTCGTTCACGCTGATGGCCGGGCTCGCCGCCGTCACCGAGCGGATCAAGCTCTACGCCTCGACCGCGGTGCTCACGCTGCCGCCGGCGCTGGTCGCCCGGATGGCGACCACGATCGACTCGATCGCACCCGGCCGGTTCGGCATCAACATCGTCTCCGGCTGGGCCAAGGGCGAGTACGACCAGATGGGCCTGTGGCCGGGCGACGACTACTTCTCCTACCGCTACGACTACTCCACCGAGTACGTGCGGGTGCTGCGCGACCTGTTCGAGAAGGGCCGCTGCGACCTGCAGGGCGAGCACTTCACGATGAACGACTGTGTGCTCTCCCCGCGACCCTCCGGACACGTGGACATCGTCTGCGCCGGGCAGTCCGAGCGGGGCATGCGGATGGTCGCCGAGTACGGCGACTACAACTTCGTGCTCTCCCCCGGCGTCAACGACCCGGAGGTCTACCGGGAGTCCACCCAGCGGCTCGCGACGGCCGCCGAGGCGACCGGCCGGGACGTGGGATCGCTGCCGCTGTTCATGGCGATCATGGCCGAGACCGACGAAGAGGCCCAGGCCAAGTGGGCCTCCTACAACGCCGGGGCGGACGCCGCGGCGCTGGGCTACATGTCCGACGAGGGCAGCAAGGACGCCACCGCCGACGGCTCCGGGACCGCCCGGACGATCAACCTCCCGGAGGGCGCGGTGAACTTCAACATGGCCACGCTGGTCGGCAGCTACGAGACCGTGGCGCGGCAGATCGACCAGGTCGCGACGATGCCCGGGGTGAAGGGGATGATGTTCACCTTCGACGACTTCGAGCAGGGTGTGCACGACTTCGGCACCCGGGTGAAGCCGCTGCTGGGCTGA
- a CDS encoding amidase, with translation MSSPDELGALAARLGYALDPAQLSAMAEAVAGAESAVSELRGIPVPPAAADPAAGEYWLRPPAGAATDGRPTGDDPLAAALRAAWSGRVPESLDRLERLHAELNCTIRVLRDRALGARPVDGPLTGVPFAVKDVIDVSGVPTTAASRTRADAAPAAESATVVARLEAAGAVAVSKDATTEFAVGGPHPPLTGACRNPWDTGRWAGGSSTGTAAAVAAGVVPFGLGTDVGGSVRLPAAWSGLTGLKPTAGAIPRTGSVPLSWTAETIGPLARDARTVGLVFGLLRGPDGRDPRAPELPALPPVSVPADLRGLRIACPGGYLTELCDGAVRAGVDHLLDVLTGAGAQVVAGEIPSAHLALPIGYQIVFAEAAAVHRADAARWDSYDPVTVRRISQGITTPAADHLRALQFRVQLQHELDAVFAGADLIVVPTTPGTAPRLPDCTVTVDGERYPLYAAQSRATMLGNLTGAPGLALPTGFAPDGCPVSALLIARPHDEITALRVAALFQDRTDHHRRRTPVAERIGGPFPPDHI, from the coding sequence GTGAGCTCCCCCGACGAGCTGGGCGCACTCGCCGCCCGGCTGGGCTACGCGCTCGACCCGGCACAGCTCTCGGCGATGGCCGAGGCGGTCGCGGGCGCCGAGTCGGCGGTGTCCGAGCTGCGCGGGATCCCGGTCCCGCCGGCGGCCGCCGATCCGGCCGCCGGCGAGTACTGGCTCCGCCCGCCGGCCGGTGCCGCGACGGACGGCCGGCCCACCGGCGACGATCCGCTCGCCGCGGCGCTGCGGGCCGCCTGGTCCGGCCGGGTGCCCGAGTCGCTGGACCGGCTCGAACGGCTGCACGCCGAGCTGAACTGCACGATCCGGGTGCTGCGCGACCGGGCACTCGGCGCGCGGCCGGTGGACGGGCCGCTGACCGGCGTCCCGTTCGCGGTCAAGGACGTCATCGACGTCTCGGGCGTCCCGACGACGGCCGCCTCCCGCACCCGCGCCGACGCCGCCCCCGCCGCGGAGTCGGCGACCGTGGTGGCCCGGCTGGAGGCGGCCGGCGCGGTCGCGGTGTCGAAGGACGCCACCACCGAGTTCGCCGTCGGCGGGCCGCACCCGCCGCTGACCGGGGCCTGCCGCAACCCGTGGGACACCGGACGCTGGGCGGGCGGCTCCTCCACCGGCACCGCCGCCGCGGTCGCCGCCGGGGTGGTGCCGTTCGGGCTGGGCACCGACGTCGGCGGGTCGGTCCGGCTGCCCGCCGCCTGGTCCGGACTGACCGGCCTGAAGCCGACCGCCGGGGCGATCCCGCGGACCGGATCGGTGCCGCTGTCCTGGACCGCCGAGACGATCGGCCCGCTGGCCCGCGACGCGCGCACCGTCGGGCTGGTGTTCGGACTGCTCCGGGGCCCGGACGGACGTGATCCCCGGGCCCCGGAGCTCCCGGCACTGCCGCCGGTGTCGGTGCCGGCGGACCTGCGCGGGCTGCGGATCGCCTGCCCCGGCGGCTACCTCACCGAACTGTGCGACGGCGCCGTGCGGGCCGGGGTGGACCATCTGCTCGACGTGCTCACCGGGGCCGGGGCCCAGGTCGTCGCCGGGGAGATCCCGTCGGCGCACCTGGCCCTGCCGATCGGCTACCAGATCGTGTTCGCCGAGGCCGCCGCGGTGCACCGGGCCGATGCCGCCCGCTGGGACTCCTACGACCCGGTGACGGTGCGCCGGATCAGCCAGGGCATCACCACTCCGGCCGCCGATCACCTGCGGGCACTGCAGTTCCGGGTACAGCTGCAGCACGAGCTCGACGCGGTGTTCGCCGGGGCCGATCTGATCGTGGTCCCGACCACCCCCGGCACGGCGCCGCGGCTGCCCGACTGCACCGTCACGGTGGACGGCGAGCGCTACCCGCTCTACGCCGCCCAGTCCCGCGCGACGATGCTCGGCAACCTCACCGGCGCGCCCGGCCTGGCACTGCCCACCGGGTTCGCCCCGGACGGCTGCCCGGTCTCGGCACTGCTGATCGCCCGCCCGCACGACGAGATCACCGCGCTGCGGGTGGCGGCCCTGTTCCAGGACCGCACCGATCACCACCGGCGCCGGACGCCGGTCGCCGAGCGGATCGGTGGGCCCTTCCCACCGGACCACATCTGA
- a CDS encoding MarR family winged helix-turn-helix transcriptional regulator: MSASQGDPDDLLRLDRQVCFALAVAARNVIALYRPLLEPMGLTHPQYLVLLALWERSPRSVGELADELALDPGTLSPLLKRLEAAGLVDRRRVPGNERTLAVTLTSAGRALRARAEAIPPAIVERLGMPLDELEDLRVVLDQVIEASRRQEP, translated from the coding sequence GTGAGCGCATCCCAGGGTGACCCGGACGACCTGCTCCGGCTGGACCGGCAGGTCTGCTTCGCGCTGGCGGTCGCCGCGCGGAACGTGATCGCGCTGTACCGGCCGCTGCTCGAGCCGATGGGCCTGACCCACCCGCAGTATCTGGTGCTGCTGGCGCTGTGGGAGCGCTCGCCGCGCTCGGTCGGCGAGCTGGCCGACGAGCTCGCACTCGATCCGGGCACGCTGTCGCCGCTGCTCAAGCGACTGGAGGCGGCCGGGCTGGTGGACCGGCGCCGGGTCCCCGGCAACGAGCGGACGCTCGCGGTGACCCTGACCTCGGCCGGGCGGGCGCTGCGGGCCAGGGCCGAGGCGATCCCGCCCGCGATCGTCGAGCGGCTCGGGATGCCGCTCGACGAGCTGGAGGACCTGCGCGTCGTGCTCGACCAGGTGATCGAGGCCTCCCGGCGGCAGGAGCCGTAG
- a CDS encoding MmgE/PrpD family protein: MTLSEAPPRATLAATVGEFAARTTLDDIPADVLERARHLVLDAVGLAFASTSHPFSGVALRALTAFGGAGEQPVLGLPDRLPARDAAVLNGVLIHGMDFDDTHIPAVTHVSAAALPAALAAAVAAGTDTRTLLLAYVLGVEVSARVGIGGAGGFHDVGFHPTAVAGAFGAAVAAGRVSGLDAAGITTAQGIVGSMSAGLLEFLADGSWTKRLHPGWAAMSGLTAAGFAKAGWSGPAEVYEGRFGLYNTHLAGRETRPDAVGTGLGETWELMRTAVKPYPICHFIHAFADAALTLRPEIGDTGIVAIRCAIHPVPAKVVCEPPAAKWAPRDEYDAKFSLPYVVATTLLRGRFTLTELDDDALADRAVLDLARKVQVSDDPDSAFPAAYSGAVEIELADGRVLRHREQVNRGHEERPLANAEIVDKFRSTIGRAAPDAVADRVQAAVLGLGDATPAADFAEACRG; this comes from the coding sequence ATGACCCTGAGCGAGGCACCGCCGCGCGCCACCCTGGCCGCCACGGTGGGCGAGTTCGCCGCCCGCACCACCCTCGACGACATCCCCGCCGACGTGCTGGAGCGCGCCCGCCACCTGGTGCTCGACGCCGTCGGGCTGGCGTTCGCCTCCACCTCGCACCCGTTCTCCGGGGTCGCGCTGCGGGCGCTGACCGCGTTCGGCGGGGCGGGCGAGCAGCCGGTGCTGGGCTTGCCGGACCGGCTCCCGGCCCGGGACGCCGCCGTGCTCAACGGCGTGCTGATCCACGGCATGGACTTCGACGACACGCACATCCCGGCCGTCACCCACGTGTCCGCGGCCGCGCTGCCCGCGGCGCTCGCCGCCGCGGTAGCCGCCGGCACCGACACCCGGACGCTGCTGCTGGCCTACGTGCTCGGCGTCGAGGTCTCGGCCCGGGTCGGGATCGGCGGCGCCGGCGGGTTCCACGACGTCGGCTTCCACCCGACCGCCGTCGCCGGAGCCTTCGGGGCCGCGGTCGCCGCGGGCCGGGTCTCCGGGCTGGACGCCGCCGGGATCACCACCGCCCAGGGCATCGTCGGCTCGATGAGCGCCGGCCTGCTGGAGTTCCTGGCCGACGGCTCCTGGACCAAGCGCCTGCACCCCGGCTGGGCGGCGATGTCCGGGCTGACCGCCGCCGGCTTCGCGAAGGCGGGCTGGAGCGGCCCGGCCGAGGTCTACGAGGGCCGGTTCGGCCTCTACAACACCCATCTCGCCGGGCGGGAGACCCGGCCCGACGCCGTCGGGACCGGCCTGGGCGAGACCTGGGAGCTGATGCGCACGGCCGTCAAGCCGTACCCGATCTGCCACTTCATCCACGCCTTCGCCGACGCCGCGCTCACCCTCCGGCCGGAGATCGGCGACACCGGCATCGTCGCGATCCGGTGCGCGATCCATCCGGTCCCCGCCAAGGTCGTCTGCGAGCCGCCCGCGGCGAAGTGGGCCCCGCGCGACGAGTACGACGCCAAGTTCAGCCTCCCCTACGTCGTCGCCACCACGCTGCTGCGCGGCCGGTTCACCCTCACCGAGCTGGACGACGACGCGCTCGCCGACCGGGCCGTGCTCGACCTGGCCCGCAAGGTCCAGGTCAGCGACGACCCGGACAGCGCGTTCCCCGCCGCCTACTCCGGCGCCGTCGAGATCGAGCTGGCCGACGGCCGGGTGCTGCGGCACCGCGAGCAGGTCAACCGCGGCCACGAGGAACGCCCGCTCGCCAACGCCGAGATCGTCGACAAGTTCCGCAGCACCATCGGCCGGGCCGCGCCGGACGCCGTCGCCGACCGGGTACAGGCGGCCGTGCTGGGGCTCGGCGACGCCACCCCGGCCGCCGACTTCGCCGAGGCGTGCCGTGGCTGA
- a CDS encoding LLM class flavin-dependent oxidoreductase has translation MADRPVQVGVFLTHQQPAGRDPLTALDEQLRLVRAARDGGLDSIFAGQHHLPESFSHIQPLPWLARLAADAGDLRIGTGIHLLALHNPVDTAESYAGLDVVAGGRSVFGIGLGYRETEYAAFGIPPGEKVRRFTENLRIVRALWSGEPVHADLPWCRLDGVRATTRPASSPPVWMAANSDAAVRRAARLADTWMINPHATAGTVRRQLELFHAERATHGREPLGELPLMREIFCAPTRERALELARPHLAAKYEVYADWGQDRVLPGNESFRAGYDDLAHDRFVVGSPEDCLAALVPWRDELGVDHFVLRTDWAGMPVEHALASLDLLAREVAPVLRSSPAVRPAAAG, from the coding sequence GTGGCTGACCGCCCGGTGCAGGTGGGGGTGTTCCTCACCCACCAGCAGCCGGCCGGCCGCGATCCGCTGACCGCGCTGGACGAGCAGCTGCGGCTGGTCCGCGCGGCCCGCGACGGCGGCCTGGACTCGATCTTCGCCGGGCAGCACCACCTGCCCGAATCGTTCTCGCACATCCAGCCGCTGCCCTGGCTGGCCCGGCTCGCCGCCGACGCGGGCGACCTGCGGATCGGTACCGGCATCCACCTGCTGGCCCTGCACAACCCGGTGGACACCGCGGAGAGCTACGCCGGGCTCGACGTCGTCGCGGGTGGCCGGTCGGTGTTCGGGATCGGGCTCGGCTACCGGGAGACAGAGTACGCCGCGTTCGGCATCCCGCCCGGGGAGAAGGTCCGCCGGTTCACCGAGAACCTGCGGATCGTCCGCGCACTGTGGTCCGGCGAGCCGGTGCACGCCGACCTGCCGTGGTGCCGGCTCGACGGGGTCCGCGCGACCACCCGGCCGGCGTCGTCGCCGCCGGTGTGGATGGCCGCGAACTCCGACGCCGCCGTCCGCCGGGCGGCCCGGCTCGCCGACACCTGGATGATCAACCCGCACGCCACGGCGGGCACCGTGCGCCGTCAGCTGGAGCTGTTCCACGCCGAGCGAGCGACGCACGGCCGCGAGCCGCTCGGCGAGCTCCCGCTGATGCGCGAGATCTTCTGCGCGCCCACCCGGGAGCGCGCGCTCGAGCTTGCCCGGCCACACCTGGCCGCCAAGTACGAGGTCTACGCCGACTGGGGGCAGGACCGTGTCCTGCCCGGAAACGAGTCGTTCCGGGCCGGTTACGACGACCTCGCCCACGACCGGTTCGTGGTGGGCTCGCCGGAGGACTGCCTCGCGGCGCTGGTGCCGTGGCGCGACGAGCTCGGCGTCGACCATTTCGTACTCCGCACCGACTGGGCCGGTATGCCGGTCGAACACGCGCTCGCCTCACTCGACCTGCTCGCCCGCGAGGTGGCACCCGTGCTGCGCTCCTCCCCCGCCGTCCGGCCCGCCGCGGCCGGCTGA